The genomic window GATGAAGACAGCCaccaacatttacattttcaactTGGCGCTCGCCGATGCCCTCGTCACCACTACTATGCCCTTCCAGAGCACGGACTACCTGTTGAATACCTGGCCCTTTGGTGAGGTGGTCTGCAAGGTTTTCATCTCCATCGACTACTACAACATGTTCACCAGCATCTTCACCCTCACCATGATGAGTGTGGATCGCTACGTGGCAGTGTGCCACCCGGTAAAAGCCCTGGACTTCCGCACTCCGATCAAAGCCAAGATGATCAACGTGTGCATCTGGATTCTGTCGTCGGCTGCGGGGATACCTGCTTTTATCCTGGGTGGCACCCAGACAAAGAGCGGTGAGGAAACGCTTTCACCATCCCTGAATGAAGTTGAAAAGTCTCAGATGATTCTTTAAGTACGGGAGACTCTTAAAGTGCACGCCGGTAATATTTTAAGAGCAGAAATATAATCTATTATCTGTCAGTGCAGAGTTTTCCATTAGCCACACATCATGCATCATCCTGCCTGAATACAGATGATGTCAGTTCAGAGCAAAATGTTCCTTTTTGATTAGCTGATCCACAGCAGCTTGTTAAATTAATAGTAGAAGGGCACAGAGGGGAATTTTATTTATCATAAAGTGCACTTCATCACTTAATTCACatcttcttcctccctctctcctgcaGACATAACTGAGTGTGCCTTACAGTTCCCAGAGCCGTACGTGTACTGGGACACATTGATGAAGATATGCGTGTTTGTCTTTGCCTTCGTGGTGCCTGTGCTCATCATCACCGTGTGCTACTCCCTCATGGTCCTGAGGCTGAAGAGCGTCCGCATGTTGTCCGGCTCGCGGGAAAAAGACCGCAACTTGCGGCGGATCACgcggctggtggtggtggtggtggctgtgtTTGTGGTCTGCTGGAcacccattcacattttcatccTTGTCAAGGCGCTCGTAAGCATACCGGAAACCACCGCCATCATGGCTGCCTACTTCTTCTGCGTGGCTCTGGGCTACACAAACAGTAGCCTGAACCCTGTCCTGTATGCCTTTCTGGATGAGAACTTCAAACGCTGCTTCAAAGACTTCTGCCTCACGGCCAGACTGAAGGGGGAGAAGGTGTCAGGGAGTAAGAAGAACGCCAGCAGTGTGAGGGAGGCCGCTGTTCCCCTGGAGAACCCAGATGGGACTAGAAAGCCGGCATGACTAGCAGTGGAACTGTCATCGATTTCCCACATTGGAAAAGAAGACTCCCATGATCTGGGCCTAACGCACGTCACATCCACAATGTAGTTTTGACTCTAGTAcagaatttattttcattctaaCTTGGGGTATAGCCAGTGCCAACATtgatatgatttcatttcagAGATCAGATGAAAGTGTCACATTATAAAGTGTATTCCTCTctgattcatattttttcctcaTGGCAGATTGTGTAGAGCAAATGTAATtaaagtttgtctttaacagtaACCGGACACTGTCCTGCTACAGAGTATATTACTAAGAATGAAAAACCTCATTGATAATATCACAGTAGGTGATTTCAGGGGGGATGAAGGGGGATGCCATTCCCCTTGTTAGCACAATGACTATTTTggatcatggatgtataaagagaacttgATGCAGCATTGGAGGCAGGCCCTGTTCGTTCCTGTgcaagttgctcagtggcacatgcaGCCAAGTTAGCTCAACTTCCTGGGtgtaaaattacctggatcttccACATgatggggcccatagagcaagcagACCAGAGACTTAGGGCCAAGTCATAGttgccacacacacagtttgtacagtacagCTGATGGTCTGTGTCAGCCTCCAGCAGTAAACCAGACAGCTTAGAGGTGAGCTTATCTTTCTACTGCTAACACtgggtgaaagtgaaactaagaAGATGCTGCTGGGAGTGAATGTcaaatatttaactttaaacTGACTTCACAGtggtgcagctgctgcagctgccttGACCGCCATGTTTTGGACTGGACTGGAGTTTGGAACAAGAGATTGGAGCATGCCCGGTCAGTGCGCTTGCTAAGCATACAGTCCATGCAGTCACAAAAAATGGGCTGCATGCCTACCTCCATGCAGGCTCCATTCAGATGCAGACATGGGTAGATGATGCACATGGACTAAAACAAACCTTTGCAGGATGCGGAAATATGAATTGGCCATTTTTGTGACCATGCAGACGTTAGGCATGACAAGGGCGTCGACTGCACATGCTCCAATTTTCTTGCTCCACACTCCAGTTCAGTCCAAAACACTGCTATCAAGCCAGCCATGGCACGCTGTCTCACCACCGTGAAGTT from Epinephelus lanceolatus isolate andai-2023 chromosome 20, ASM4190304v1, whole genome shotgun sequence includes these protein-coding regions:
- the LOC117264352 gene encoding delta-type opioid receptor-like, with translation MSCNLHRGNKTTRAEYHFNKIYFHRLCPLIRIHQAFSQQTGVDMESTPVEIFKDDNKCLSTLLEDCPLNSSAWMSGYSESRNVTHDDSWEPEGMSPIIPIITAVYSVVFVVGLLGNCLVMYVIIRYTKMKTATNIYIFNLALADALVTTTMPFQSTDYLLNTWPFGEVVCKVFISIDYYNMFTSIFTLTMMSVDRYVAVCHPVKALDFRTPIKAKMINVCIWILSSAAGIPAFILGGTQTKSDITECALQFPEPYVYWDTLMKICVFVFAFVVPVLIITVCYSLMVLRLKSVRMLSGSREKDRNLRRITRLVVVVVAVFVVCWTPIHIFILVKALVSIPETTAIMAAYFFCVALGYTNSSLNPVLYAFLDENFKRCFKDFCLTARLKGEKVSGSKKNASSVREAAVPLENPDGTRKPA